One Cricetulus griseus strain 17A/GY chromosome 5, alternate assembly CriGri-PICRH-1.0, whole genome shotgun sequence genomic window carries:
- the Fam72a gene encoding protein FAM72A isoform X2 translates to MSANNCTFKDRCVSILCCKFCKQVLSCRGMKAVLLADTDIDLYSTDIPPTDTVDFIGRCYFTGICKCKLKDIACLKCSCLLSCNNGHFWMFHSQAVYGINRLDSTGVNFLLWGNLPETEECTDEDVLEMSAEEYIR, encoded by the exons ATGTCTGCCAACAACTGTACTTTCAAGGACCGATGCGTGTCCATCCTTTGTTGCAAATTCTGTAAGCAAGTTCTCAGCTGTAGGGGAATGAAGGCTGTTTTGCTGGCCGATACTGACATAGACCTTTACTCTACAGACATCCCTCCTACCGA CACTGTGGATTTCATTGGAAGATGCTATTTCACTGGAATCTGCAAATGTAAACTGAAGGACATCGCATGTTTAAAATG TTCCTGCCTTCTTTCCTGCAACAATGGACACTTCTGGATGTTTCACAGCCAGGCGGTTTATGGTATTAACAGACTAGACTCTACTG GTGTAAACTTCCTACTTTGGGGCAACTTGCCAGAGACAGAAGAATGTACAGATGAAGATGTGTTAGAAATGTCAGCAGAAGAGTATATTCGATGA
- the Fam72a gene encoding protein FAM72A isoform X1, whose protein sequence is MSANNCTFKDRCVSILCCKFCKQVLSCRGMKAVLLADTDIDLYSTDIPPTDTVDFIGRCYFTGICKCKLKDIACLKCGNIVGYHVIVPCSSCLLSCNNGHFWMFHSQAVYGINRLDSTGVNFLLWGNLPETEECTDEDVLEMSAEEYIR, encoded by the exons ATGTCTGCCAACAACTGTACTTTCAAGGACCGATGCGTGTCCATCCTTTGTTGCAAATTCTGTAAGCAAGTTCTCAGCTGTAGGGGAATGAAGGCTGTTTTGCTGGCCGATACTGACATAGACCTTTACTCTACAGACATCCCTCCTACCGA CACTGTGGATTTCATTGGAAGATGCTATTTCACTGGAATCTGCAAATGTAAACTGAAGGACATCGCATGTTTAAAATG tgggaacATTGTAGGCTATCATGTGATTGTTCCCTGTAGTTCCTGCCTTCTTTCCTGCAACAATGGACACTTCTGGATGTTTCACAGCCAGGCGGTTTATGGTATTAACAGACTAGACTCTACTG GTGTAAACTTCCTACTTTGGGGCAACTTGCCAGAGACAGAAGAATGTACAGATGAAGATGTGTTAGAAATGTCAGCAGAAGAGTATATTCGATGA
- the Fam72a gene encoding protein FAM72A isoform X3, with amino-acid sequence MSANNCTFKDRCVSILCCKFCKQVLSCRGMKAVLLADTDIDLYSTDIPPTDTVDFIGRCYFTGICKCKLKDIACLKWCKLPTLGQLARDRRMYR; translated from the exons ATGTCTGCCAACAACTGTACTTTCAAGGACCGATGCGTGTCCATCCTTTGTTGCAAATTCTGTAAGCAAGTTCTCAGCTGTAGGGGAATGAAGGCTGTTTTGCTGGCCGATACTGACATAGACCTTTACTCTACAGACATCCCTCCTACCGA CACTGTGGATTTCATTGGAAGATGCTATTTCACTGGAATCTGCAAATGTAAACTGAAGGACATCGCATGTTTAAAATG GTGTAAACTTCCTACTTTGGGGCAACTTGCCAGAGACAGAAGAATGTACAGATGA